One Sebastes umbrosus isolate fSebUmb1 chromosome 6, fSebUmb1.pri, whole genome shotgun sequence DNA window includes the following coding sequences:
- the LOC119489237 gene encoding glycosyltransferase-like protein gnt13, translating to MCQSLILRNVDQTAVFDELGVITGRDGSPVEDHNNNNIDKDNNDNNDNNNNNRDNNDKDNNNDNDNDNDNDNDNDNNRDNNNDDNDNSNNNDNNNNNNSNNNNDNNSDSVNDTDNNDNDSDNVNNSDTDNDVNDSDTDNNVNDSDNVKDTDNNDNDSDTDNDVNDSDTDNNVNDSDNVKDTDNNDNDSDNVKDTDNNDNDSDNVKDRQ from the exons ATGTGTCAGTCTCTGATACTGAGGAACgttgaccaaacggcggtatttgatgagttgggagtgataaCGGGTCGGGATGGGTCTCCCGTGGAGG accacaacaacaacaacattgacaaagacaacaacgacaacaatgacaacaacaacaacaacagagacaacaacgacaaagacaacaacaatgacaatgataatgacaatgacaatgacaatgacaacgACAACAACAGAGACAACAACAACGATGACAAcgacaacagcaacaacaacgataacaataacaataacaacagcaacaacaataacGACAACAACAGCGACAGCGTCAACGACACAGACAATAACGACAACGACAGCGACAACGTCAACAACAGCGACACAGACAATGATGTCAACGACAGCGACACAGACAATAACGTCAATGACAGCGACAACGTCAAAGACACAGACAATAACGACAACGACAGCGACACAGACAATGACGTCAACGACAGCGACACAGACAATAACGTCAATGACAGCGACAACGTCAAAGACACAGACAATAACGACAATGACAGCGACAACGTCAAAGACACAGACAATAACGACAACGACAGCGACAACGTCAAAGACAGACAATAA